The DNA sequence CGCCAGCGTCTGAATCCGCATCCTGAGCGGCCCTTCGACATCGGCTTCGGGCCCCGGCACCTGCTTCAAGATCGCCTCGAAGATCGGCCGAATGTCCTCGCCCTTCTTGTCCACCTCGTCACTCGCCCAACCATCCCGCCCGCTGGCGTAGAGCACCGGGAAGTCGAGCTGATCGTCGTGCGCATCCAGCTCGACGAAGAGGTCGAAGATCTCGTTGAGCACCTCGTCCGGCCGCTTGTCCGGCCGGTCGATTTTGTTGATGACGACGATCGGCTTGAGCCCCAACCCCAACGCCTTACCCAACACGAAACGCGTCTGCGGCATCGGCCCCTCCGCCGCGTCCACCAGCAGGAAACACCCGTCCGCCATGCTGAGCACCCGCTCGACCT is a window from the Planctomycetota bacterium genome containing:
- a CDS encoding GTP-binding protein — its product is MSAATAPRRDDLRNVAIIAHVDHGKTTLVDALLRQSGNFRDTQLSDDLIMDSNPLERERGITILSKNVAITYRGEDGNETKINLIDTPGHADFGGEVERVLSMADGCFLLVDAAEGPMPQTRFVLGKALGLGLKPIVVINKIDRPDKRPDEVLNEIFDLFVELDAHDDQLDFPVLYASGRDGWASDEVDKKGEDIRPIFEAILKQVPGPEADVEGPLRMRIQTLA